The Monodelphis domestica isolate mMonDom1 chromosome 5, mMonDom1.pri, whole genome shotgun sequence DNA segment aatttataaaccaatctccttaatgaacatagatgaaaaaatcttaaataaaatgttagcaaAGAGACTGCATCAAGGTATCACAAAgactattcactatgaccaggtgggatttatactaggaatgcaaggttgGTTTAATAGTAGGAAAACTAtttgcataattgaccatatcaataatcaaattaaaagaagtcccatgattatctcaatagatgcagaaaaagtttttgatgaaatataatactcattcattcctactgaaaacactagaaagcataggaatgagagggcctttcctaaaaataagtagtatttatttaaaactatcagaaagtatcatctacaatggggttatgttagaagccttcccattaagatcaggagtgaagcaagaatgttCATTATCAtcacaattatttaatattgtactagaaatgctagctataacaattagagaagaaaaagaaattgaagtaattaaagtagtcaatgaagaaactaaactatccctATTTGTGGattatatgatggtatacttagagaatcctagaaaatcagctaaaaagctagtggaaataataactttagcaaggttgcagaatacagaaaataaatccacacatatcatcagcatttcaatatatttccaacaaaaaatCAGCCAcaaaagttaaaaagagaaacctcatttaaaatcaacctagataatataaaatatttgggaatctatctgccaagacaaacacaggaattatacaaacacaactacaaaacacttttcacacaaataaaactagatctaaacaattggaaaaacattaattgctcatgggaaggcagagctaatataataaaaatgacaatcatacctaaattaatttactttttcagtgtcatacctatcaaactaccaaaaaaactgttttatagaactagataaaataataacaaaattcttctaGAGAaataaaggatcaagaatatcaagggaactaatgaaaaaagggagggctaccagtaccagatcttagaCTGTACTCttaaagtagtgatcatcaaacCAATATGGtattggttaagagacagaaaaagggataaaTGGAATAGATGGAGTAAATGACCTAAGCAAATCTACtacttgataaacccaaagatttcagtttttgggataagaactgaCTATTTGTCAAAAATTTCTAGGAAAAGTAGAGAACAGTATAGCAAAAGTTAGGTATAAATCAACATTTCACATTCTATATCAAGATAAACACAAAATGGGTATATATAACCTAAACATAaggagtgatattataagtaaattagatgaacatagactagtttacctgtcaaatcgatgaaaagatggagaatgttaaaagatgtaaaatgaataatctctgattatattaaataaaaaattttttgtacaacccaaaccaatgcaaccaaaattagaagggaagtaacaaactagagaaaaaaatatagcaaatgtctctgatgaagatctaatttctcaaagatataaagaagtaagtcaaatttataagaaaccaagcAATTCTACATTTAGCAAATGGTCCAGagatatgaaaaggaaattttcagaggaagaaatcgaAGCTATtagtaatcatatgaaaaatgctctaaattcatcctgattagagaaatgaaaatcaaaacaactctgaggtaccaccttatacctataagattggctaatatgacagcaaaggaaaataataaatgttggaggggatgtggcaaaaatgggactctaatgcattgctgctgccgttgtgaatttatccaaccattctggaaagcaattcataaatatgcccaaaaggctttaaaagaatgcttgtctTTTGATCTAGCATCACCatgctaggtctatatcccaaagagacttttaaaaaatggggatggacccatttggacaaaaatatttatagctgcactttttgtggtagctaaATTGGAAATAGAGgtaatgtccctcaattggagcatggctgaacaaattgtggtatataatggtgatggaatactattatgctataaggtatgatgaaccagatgatttcctaaagaactggaaaaatctccatgaactgatgcagagtgaaataaaaagaaccaggagaacataatacacagtaactaaaacattgtgggacaatcaaatgtaatagactttgctactaacaatacaatgatccaggataattctgagggacttatgaaaaagaatgctatccacctcccgagaaagaactgttggagcagaaatacagattaaaatgtatgatttatcacttgttgatTTGGGcatattatttggggttttggttttaaaagattaatacaaagatgaaaaatacaaaaataggttttgagtgaaaATACATGTGAAACAGagtagaattgcttatcaactccaggaggggggagggaagaggggaagtagataacatgaatcatataaccttggaaaacttatgtatacatttgttactggaataaaataaacaaaaaaaattttaaagactaattgAGAAAGAAAACCCTTCCATGATCATGATTATGGATAATACATTTCATATTCTGTGAAAGGGGCATAAAGTCTttgataatttataaattattgttGGGAATGAATCATAATCTTAGAATAGATAGAAATCTAGAGGAGGCAGTACCTGGATAGCTTCTATTTGTTCATGTATATAGGGTGTGAGCTGGTGCAGGTTTGAGAATGCCAATGATGATCATTTCATCATATTTTAGAATAACTTGATCTGGTTAGAATGGAGTCTAGATATTGACATACAGACATGTTTTGGGTTAAGGATTAGACCTGTGTTTTCACTGGTCCTATGATGTCCTCATAAGAAAACTCCCTGTCCCAGTGTAATTTGGCACCTGCTCTTACAACTATAAAGTTGTAAGAAGGTCCAGAGGCATTAAAAAATTGTCCAGGATTATATGACTAATGTCAGTCAGAACTAAGATCCTCAAGATTTTTCAGACAGCTACCTATCCAATACATAATGTTGTCATTCACAGATAATGTAATCTTTTTTTAACAgtattttatttgtcatttccaagcattattcattagagatcatgttctttttcttcccccctcccctcccatagccaacgcacgattccactgggtttcacatgtgttcttgatgcGAACCcgtttccctgttgttggtattttcattagagtgttcatttagagtctctcctctgtcatgtcccctcaacccctgtagtcaagcagttgcttttcatctgtgtttttactcccacagtttgtcctctgcttgtagatagtgtttttctcctagatccctgcagattgttcagggacattacaccgccactaatggagaagtccattacgttcgattataccacagtgtatcagtctctgtgtacaatgttctcctggttctgctcctctcgctctgcatcacttcctggaggttgttccagtctccatggaattcctccactttattattccttttagcacaatagtattccatcaccaacatataccacaatttgctcagccattccccaattgatgggcatcccctcgttttccagttttgggccaccacaaagagcgcagctatgaatattcttgtacaagtctttttccttatcaacAGATAATTTAATCTGAGTAATTGCTCAGCCACAAACTTTAAGTGGTAATGTAAGAAAATTTGTTCTATGTATGTGGTCATGATTTTTTcactaaatatttctttttttttaaacccttaccttccatcttagaatcaatacagtgtattggttctaatgctgaagagtggtaaagactaggcaatgggggttaagtgcccaggatctcacagctaggatgtatctgaggccagatttgaacccagaacctcccatgtctgggcctggctctcaatccactgagccactcagctacccctATTAAATATTTCTAAGGTTAGAGAGGCTACTATTGAATTCTGGCAGAACAGGGATTGAAAGTAGAAGTgggaaataaagaatattttttaaaaaacgacCTTTTCTAAATCCATGGGTAAGAGACGATGCCCACTTTTCTGTGAAGAGGGTTCAAAAAAATGTAGTGTTTAGGTAAACTCTAGGCTTTTCCAACCTATTCATCTCAAACTGTATCCATAGAAGTATCAGGAAAGGATAAGTAATCTAGGGGCAAGGACTCTACTGAGACAAAGTACAGAACAAATTCTTTATTTAGATCCGGTTTCTACACTTGAGGTTAGTAGATGAAGTGCCCTATATCTTTTGGAATTACAAGAGAATTAGGCAGAGAGAAGCAACCATGGAGGAAGCAGCTTAGTTGTTTGCAATGGTTGTCTTAATCCAGTCCACGTAGTTGCAGACCTTGGTGTAGACCCCAGGTTTTCCTTTCTGGGCACAGCCATAACCCCAGGAGACAATGCCTTGGAGTTCTCCATCGCAGACCACAGGGCCACCAGAGTCCTCCTGGAATTGAAAAATAGAATGGTTCAAAGGTTCCATTAAGTCCATAATTGGAAATAGAGCCCAGAGACAGACATTTCCCCAGGCAGATCCATAAGACACAGTTAGCTTGACATTTGTTCCTAAATAATGTTTTCCTGGAAATCTGGCCTTCTCTTTAATGCTTCTTTCCCTTCCAATCTCAATGTCTCCTGGCTCTTCCTCATAGTCTTGTCTGTGCCCCCAGGAAGCACTCAGGGAATCTCAGGGGTAGAGATGATAAAGGGGAGGTTGACTTAAAGGAATTTTTGCccattctgtctttctctccaaaGTATGCCATCTGCCGCATTCTTCTCTAAGACCACATTAGGTGAACCACAAAGCCTGCTCTTTCTGATCTCCACAATCATGGAGCCATTTTAGAAGGAAAATATCTAGTGTTCCCAATCCCCAAGGGATCTGTCCATCTCACTCCACCTAAAAACCCAAACTCAAGAGGTTTTTCCAATTTGAACCTTCCTAGATTGGTGTTAAagtatggaaaggaaggaaaggaagagtctGAGCTGAGCCAAGAGGGAGTGGAACAGAAACTGACCTGGCAGGAATCCTTTCCACCCTCCAAATAGCCCAAGCAGATCATGTTGTTGGTGATCTGTCCAGGATAGGCATTTCGGCAGGAGCTGTCAGAAAGCACGGGGGCTTTCAGACACTGAAGCAGATCTGGGTAGTTGGCTGTTTGGAATAAAGATGACCATGGTCATATATTTTGTGTGGTATACCTGGAAACCCTTCAACTAATaggtttttctcttccttctctgttcccTTTTCAAGATTCTTAATGTGAGAAATGACTGATTCAACCCTGACTTATGTTGGTCTCAGATCTATGTGGTCATGTCAGTGAAGAGTTTGATAGATGTTGGTGATCCTAAGACCCTTAATTGACAGTTCTGTGAGAGACTATAGTCTTAAGCAGACAGCATCATTTAGGTTCTGATCTCCCCTTTCAGAAACCAATCAGTCACATACTATGGTGACTTTTTAACCTCCCTTCAAGTCTCCCTGCCCTTGCTAATGTTCATGCTTCCATGCTTCCATGCTATGTAGTCCTAAATCTTCTGTGTGTTTCTGGTCCTTCTACCTGAAACATTATGCAATTTACTGCAACCCAATAGGAAATCCTAGAAATGGGAGAGAgtgagtgcatgtgtgtgtgtgtgtggggggggttggTCAGGGGATCAGAGATGAGAGTTGGACTATTTGACTTCTAatgctcttttccttctctaagagTCAGAGGTTAGCTTGTCACTCACAGCCAGAACTCAAGGTGTTTCCCCAGCCAGAGATGAGACATGAAGTGCCAGTGGCAGCACAGGAGGTGGGCAGGGTGATGGAAGACACTCTGGAGTTTAGGGTGGCAGGCGTTTTCAGTTTAATCAGCATGATGTCATTGTCGATGGTGTTAGAATTGTAATTAGGATGGCGGATCACCTTCGCTGAATCAATGAACTGCTCattaccttccagaatatcattgTTGTGCTCTCCCAGCCTCACCTGGATTTGACTAGATGGACAAAAACGATCACTCTTTAGCAATccaatctccatttttctcttctctttctcagcaTATCAGTTAACTCAGTCTGTTCCATGCAAATCAATCCCATTCACTATCTTCTTCATATTCCAATTGCATCCCTTTCATTGTTCATTTCTATAGTCTAACTCACATCTAGCCAGGTATTTAGCCTACCAAATATAGTTCTCTATTGAAACTCTTGTCCTCACAACTTTGTTTCTCAAATAACCTCCCAATCAGAATgctgagagaagagggaaagggagagac contains these protein-coding regions:
- the LOC100010109 gene encoding LOW QUALITY PROTEIN: trypsin-like (The sequence of the model RefSeq protein was modified relative to this genomic sequence to represent the inferred CDS: substituted 1 base at 1 genomic stop codon), with amino-acid sequence MKTLIFPALLGAAVGFPGNDDDKIFGGYTCAANSVPYQVSLNAGYHFCGGSLINSQWVVSAAHCYKPXSDRFCPSSQIQVRLGEHNNDILEGNEQFIDSAKVIRHPNYNSNTIDNDIMLIKLKTPATLNSRVSSITLPTSCAATGTSCLISGWGNTLSSGSNYPDLLQCLKAPVLSDSSCRNAYPGQITNNMICLGYLEGGKDSCQEDSGGPVVCDGELQGIVSWGYGCAQKGKPGVYTKVCNYVDWIKTTIANN